One window of the uncultured Fusobacterium sp. genome contains the following:
- a CDS encoding DUF368 domain-containing protein, with the protein MIQLFLKGIIIGIANIMPGVSGGTLAVVLGVYDKLTEAIGNFPTAPMKKKLEYIKFLLQIGSGAVIGIVLFARIIEFCFTNYPKLTAGGFSLLIIPSIPYIIKGENKKDIKNILSFSLGAILTLGFVYADYKFGKGESTKELVSVITTGYALKLFACGGLAAGAMIIPGISGSLLLLMLGEYYNILGFINKFFSNLINITTYSSIGEIITNLYIIPLTTFGIGVLIGLVLIAKLINMLLAKHRSITLFFITGIIVISILQIWINLYK; encoded by the coding sequence ATGATACAGCTTTTTTTAAAAGGAATTATAATAGGAATAGCTAATATTATGCCTGGAGTCTCTGGTGGAACTTTAGCTGTTGTTTTAGGAGTTTATGATAAATTAACTGAAGCTATTGGAAATTTTCCTACTGCTCCTATGAAAAAGAAATTAGAATATATAAAATTTTTACTTCAAATAGGAAGTGGAGCCGTTATTGGAATTGTACTTTTTGCTAGAATAATAGAGTTCTGTTTTACCAATTATCCAAAACTCACTGCTGGTGGCTTTAGTTTATTAATTATTCCATCTATTCCATATATAATCAAAGGAGAAAATAAAAAAGATATAAAAAATATTTTATCTTTCTCTTTAGGAGCTATTTTAACTTTAGGATTTGTTTATGCTGATTATAAATTTGGAAAAGGTGAGAGTACAAAAGAATTAGTTAGTGTTATAACTACAGGATATGCTTTAAAACTTTTTGCTTGTGGTGGACTTGCTGCTGGAGCTATGATCATTCCTGGAATTTCTGGTTCTCTTTTACTTTTAATGTTAGGAGAATACTATAATATTCTTGGTTTTATTAACAAATTCTTTTCTAATTTGATTAATATTACAACTTATTCTTCAATAGGAGAGATTATAACTAACCTTTATATTATTCCTTTAACTACTTTTGGAATTGGAGTTTTAATTGGACTTGTTTTAATAGCTAAATTAATTAATATGCTTTTAGCTAAACACAGAAGTATTACTCTTTTCTTTATTACTGGAATAATTGTTATATCTATTTTACAAATTTGGATAAATTTATATAAATAA
- the rlmN gene encoding 23S rRNA (adenine(2503)-C(2))-methyltransferase RlmN, translated as MMSEKINLLNLNQKELEEFIVSLGMKKFYGKQLFNWLHKKIVRDLNEVTNLSLKDRELLIEKSYIPFLNLLKHQVSKIDKTEKFLFQLEDGNTIETVLLRHKDKRNTLCISSQVGCAVKCAFCATGQGGFVRDLNVSEIINQVYTVERRLIKQGTNLNNIVFMGMGEPLLNLTNVLKALEILSNENGINISKRKITISTSGIVPNIEKILLEKVPVELAISLHSAINEKRDEIIPVNRRYPLEDLHAVLQEYQRQTKRRITFEYILINNFNVSEGDANALADFVHDFDHVVNLIPCNPVEGTEMTRPSDKKIERFVNFLENVRKVNVTIRREKGTDIDGACGQLRQKNAKKPTK; from the coding sequence ATAATGTCAGAAAAAATAAATTTATTAAATCTTAATCAAAAAGAGTTAGAAGAGTTTATAGTTTCTTTAGGAATGAAGAAATTTTATGGGAAACAACTTTTTAACTGGTTACATAAGAAAATAGTTAGAGATTTAAATGAAGTAACAAACTTATCATTAAAAGATAGAGAACTTTTAATTGAAAAATCATATATTCCATTTTTAAATCTATTAAAACATCAAGTTTCTAAGATAGATAAAACAGAGAAGTTTTTATTTCAATTAGAAGATGGAAATACCATAGAAACAGTTTTATTAAGACATAAAGATAAAAGAAATACTCTTTGCATATCTTCACAAGTAGGTTGTGCTGTAAAATGTGCTTTTTGTGCAACAGGACAAGGGGGATTTGTAAGAGATCTAAATGTAAGTGAGATTATCAACCAAGTTTATACTGTAGAAAGAAGACTTATAAAGCAAGGAACTAACTTAAATAATATAGTATTTATGGGAATGGGAGAACCTCTTTTAAATCTTACTAATGTTTTAAAAGCTTTAGAAATTTTATCAAATGAAAATGGAATAAATATTTCTAAAAGAAAGATAACTATCTCTACTTCAGGGATTGTACCAAATATAGAGAAAATTTTATTAGAGAAAGTTCCAGTGGAATTAGCTATCTCTTTACACTCTGCAATCAATGAAAAAAGAGATGAGATAATTCCTGTAAATAGAAGATATCCATTAGAAGATTTACATGCTGTATTACAAGAGTATCAAAGACAAACAAAAAGAAGAATTACTTTTGAATATATTTTAATAAATAATTTTAACGTATCAGAGGGAGATGCTAATGCTTTAGCAGATTTCGTACATGATTTTGACCATGTAGTAAATCTTATTCCTTGTAATCCAGTTGAAGGAACAGAGATGACAAGACCATCTGATAAGAAAATAGAAAGATTTGTTAACTTCTTAGAAAATGTGAGAAAAGTTAATGTAACTATTAGAAGAGAAAAGGGAACAGATATTGATGGAGCTTGTGGACAATTAAGACAGAAAAATGCTAAAAAACCTACTAAATAG
- a CDS encoding transglycosylase domain-containing protein, giving the protein MKKITYLKIFLAVIFLGGVITSGVVFGVVYKYYKELPDISTLIEDYSPSIPTTVYDRKGKVIDIISRETREIAKFREIPQNVKNAFLAIEDKQFYSHHGIHYKRLLGAVVANVKSGAAVQGASSFTQQLARNAFLSHEKSIARKIKEALITFEIERKYTKDEIFEKYLNEIYFGAGAYGIKTAAEQFYRKDISQINLAEAALLAGIPNRPETYNPSRKLNNSLKRMRLILSEMYNDGMISKEEYDKALAHKFYNENNLPKDFTLDENTTIVYNKKNFVEYNVPDFSNLVESILLENFDEDLIYTGGLKVYTTLDLDMQKIAKETFENYSFFKKEGRKGLQGGMVTVDPNNGHVISIVAGKDFKAGGFNRATMAKRQLGSSFKPFLYFTALQNGYELNSVIEDRYLQYGRWIPKNYGNRYNKNLTLLTALDRSVNTVSIQLLDKVGISTVKRNVAKLDPNLKIPDDLTAALGSFENTPLQHALNYSVFANGGYKVAPVIVTSVVDKYGNTLYEKLPEKEKIYDSLDTSLITYMLKSSVMFGSSGRAAVYDSNKRRIEQGGKTGTTNENRTLWFAGITPNYVTTIYIGYDNNAPITGDVSGGNGVAPLWAQYYQKLVDKGLYDTTAKFSFLENHLKNGDLVMQTLALNTGLKMDKGRAFAIRRGKLELERDDKYSKGIAGVFEKAGYKNKKIENTNNNLKESNEFKEIPLENQETISQPIKNDTKDSLFQRLLGN; this is encoded by the coding sequence ATGAAAAAAATTACATACTTAAAGATATTTCTAGCCGTAATATTTTTAGGGGGAGTTATTACTTCAGGAGTTGTTTTTGGAGTTGTTTATAAATATTATAAGGAACTTCCAGATATATCTACATTAATAGAAGATTATTCTCCATCTATTCCTACAACTGTGTATGATAGAAAGGGAAAAGTCATTGATATTATTTCTAGAGAAACTAGAGAAATAGCAAAATTTAGAGAGATTCCTCAAAATGTAAAAAATGCCTTTTTAGCTATAGAAGATAAGCAATTTTATTCACATCATGGAATACATTATAAAAGATTATTAGGAGCAGTGGTAGCCAATGTAAAAAGTGGAGCTGCTGTTCAAGGGGCAAGTTCTTTTACACAGCAACTTGCTAGAAATGCTTTTCTTTCTCATGAAAAGAGTATAGCAAGAAAAATAAAGGAAGCTCTTATTACTTTTGAAATAGAAAGAAAATATACTAAAGATGAGATTTTTGAAAAGTATCTTAATGAGATATATTTTGGAGCTGGAGCTTATGGAATAAAAACTGCAGCTGAGCAATTTTATAGAAAGGATATTTCACAAATAAACTTAGCTGAGGCAGCCCTTTTAGCAGGTATTCCAAATAGACCAGAAACTTATAACCCAAGTAGAAAATTAAATAACTCTTTAAAAAGAATGAGACTTATTCTTTCAGAGATGTATAATGATGGAATGATAAGTAAAGAAGAGTATGATAAGGCACTTGCTCATAAATTTTACAATGAAAATAATCTACCTAAAGATTTTACTTTAGATGAAAATACAACAATTGTATATAATAAGAAAAATTTTGTAGAATATAATGTACCTGATTTTTCTAACCTTGTAGAGAGTATTTTATTAGAAAATTTTGATGAGGATTTAATCTATACAGGAGGCTTAAAAGTCTATACTACCCTTGATTTAGATATGCAAAAAATAGCTAAAGAAACTTTTGAGAATTATTCATTTTTCAAAAAAGAGGGGAGAAAAGGGTTACAAGGTGGAATGGTAACTGTTGATCCAAATAATGGACATGTAATTTCAATAGTAGCAGGTAAAGATTTTAAAGCTGGTGGTTTTAATAGAGCTACTATGGCAAAAAGACAATTGGGATCATCTTTTAAACCTTTCCTTTATTTTACAGCTCTTCAAAATGGATATGAATTAAATTCTGTAATAGAGGATAGGTATCTTCAATATGGAAGATGGATTCCAAAAAATTATGGAAATAGATATAATAAAAATTTAACTTTACTTACAGCTTTAGATAGATCTGTAAATACTGTATCTATCCAACTTTTAGATAAGGTAGGTATAAGTACAGTAAAAAGAAATGTAGCTAAATTAGATCCTAATTTAAAAATTCCTGATGATTTAACTGCAGCTTTAGGGTCTTTTGAAAATACTCCATTACAACATGCGTTAAATTATAGTGTTTTTGCTAATGGGGGATATAAAGTAGCACCAGTTATTGTCACTTCAGTAGTAGATAAATATGGAAATACTTTATATGAAAAATTACCAGAAAAAGAGAAAATATATGATAGTTTAGATACAAGTTTAATCACATATATGTTAAAAAGTTCTGTTATGTTTGGAAGTTCTGGAAGAGCAGCTGTTTATGATTCTAATAAGAGAAGAATAGAACAGGGAGGAAAAACAGGAACAACAAATGAAAATAGAACTCTTTGGTTTGCAGGAATTACTCCTAATTATGTAACAACTATATATATTGGTTATGATAATAATGCTCCTATAACAGGTGATGTAAGTGGAGGAAATGGAGTTGCTCCTCTTTGGGCTCAATATTATCAAAAACTTGTAGATAAGGGATTATATGACACAACTGCTAAGTTTTCTTTCTTAGAAAATCATTTAAAAAATGGAGATTTAGTTATGCAAACTTTAGCTTTAAATACAGGACTAAAAATGGATAAAGGTAGAGCTTTTGCAATAAGAAGAGGAAAATTAGAATTAGAAAGAGATGACAAATATTCTAAAGGAATAGCTGGAGTTTTTGAAAAAGCTGGATATAAGAATAAA
- a CDS encoding carbonic anhydrase, whose product MEFKNNLEEILKFNKTFVENKEYEKYNTTKYPDKQIAILSCMDTRLTELLPKALNLKNGDAKIIKNAGGTIIHPFGSAMRSLLICVYEFDIKEIFIIGHYDCGVSSMDTDKIIKEMLEKGIDIKTLDTLSRAGIKVKKWLHGFDCVQESVIESVSKVKNHPLMPSNVAIHGLIMDPTTGRVDVVINGFEHM is encoded by the coding sequence ATGGAATTTAAGAACAACCTAGAGGAGATTTTAAAATTTAATAAAACTTTTGTTGAAAATAAGGAATATGAAAAATATAATACCACAAAATATCCAGACAAACAGATAGCTATACTTTCTTGTATGGATACTAGACTTACTGAATTACTTCCTAAAGCTTTAAACTTGAAAAATGGAGATGCAAAAATTATAAAAAATGCTGGTGGAACTATAATTCATCCTTTTGGAAGTGCTATGAGAAGTTTACTTATTTGTGTATATGAATTTGATATTAAAGAGATATTTATAATTGGACACTATGATTGTGGTGTTAGTAGCATGGATACAGATAAAATTATAAAAGAGATGTTAGAAAAAGGAATTGATATCAAAACTTTAGATACTCTTTCTCGTGCTGGTATAAAAGTAAAAAAATGGTTACATGGATTTGATTGTGTACAAGAATCAGTTATTGAAAGTGTATCAAAAGTTAAAAATCATCCTCTTATGCCTAGTAATGTAGCAATTCATGGTTTAATTATGGATCCTACAACTGGAAGAGTAGATGTGGTAATCAATGGATTTGAACATATGTAA
- a CDS encoding alanyl-tRNA editing protein — MDILVKECEKIKNGYFIKVEPKDIFYVDGKGGQLGDRGNIGGANVLEVREDGIVIDKELDIKEYSIEIDEERRKDIACQHTAQHMFSAIAYNEYNYNTVGFRMAEEYTTVDLDSNEIGEEIIEDLEKRANEVIQKAIQLKIFVMNNEEARKIEGLRKAIKDKVKGDVRFVEIPGVDLGACAGFHVENTKDIRIFKIINHEKIKGNYTRFYFIAGDRALKDYTYKHKLSRELCHIFSCKEYEILDMLDKSLEEKKKLESECKNLASQYVELLAEKLLKEEEKVLNYQPIFYFGDSTVAQFLGRYMKEENILVTGNGNNFSIMAQSFNCKDFIKYLIEKKGDIKGGGNQNKGNFKGKIEEKELKEFLKEYILLSK; from the coding sequence ATGGATATATTAGTTAAAGAGTGTGAGAAAATTAAAAATGGTTATTTTATAAAAGTAGAACCTAAAGATATTTTTTATGTTGATGGAAAGGGAGGACAACTGGGAGACAGAGGAAATATTGGAGGAGCAAATGTTCTTGAAGTAAGAGAAGATGGCATTGTCATTGATAAAGAGTTAGATATAAAAGAATATAGCATAGAAATAGATGAGGAAAGAAGAAAGGATATAGCTTGTCAACATACAGCCCAACATATGTTTTCAGCAATTGCATATAACGAATATAATTATAATACAGTTGGATTTAGAATGGCAGAAGAATATACTACTGTTGACTTAGATTCTAATGAGATAGGAGAAGAGATAATAGAAGATTTAGAAAAAAGAGCAAATGAGGTAATTCAAAAAGCTATTCAGTTAAAGATTTTTGTAATGAATAATGAAGAGGCTAGAAAGATAGAGGGACTTCGTAAAGCTATAAAAGATAAGGTTAAAGGAGATGTAAGATTTGTAGAAATTCCAGGAGTTGATTTAGGAGCTTGTGCAGGATTTCATGTAGAAAATACAAAAGATATAAGAATTTTTAAAATTATTAATCATGAGAAGATAAAGGGAAATTATACAAGATTCTATTTTATAGCTGGAGATAGAGCTTTAAAAGATTATACATATAAACATAAACTTTCAAGAGAACTTTGTCATATTTTTAGTTGTAAAGAGTATGAGATTTTAGATATGTTAGATAAAAGTTTAGAGGAGAAAAAGAAATTAGAAAGTGAATGTAAAAATCTTGCTTCACAATATGTTGAACTTTTAGCTGAGAAGCTTTTAAAAGAAGAGGAAAAAGTTTTAAATTATCAACCAATATTTTATTTTGGAGATAGTACAGTAGCCCAATTTTTAGGAAGATATATGAAAGAGGAAAATATCCTTGTTACAGGAAATGGAAATAATTTTTCTATAATGGCTCAAAGCTTTAATTGTAAAGATTTTATTAAATATTTGATTGAGAAAAAAGGAGATATAAAAGGGGGTGGAAATCAAAATAAAGGTAATTTTAAAGGAAAAATTGAAGAAAAAGAGTTAAAAGAATTTTTAAAAGAGTATATTTTACTATCTAAGTAA
- a CDS encoding RluA family pseudouridine synthase has translation MSKHNTSFKVDKDSELMKFLMEKMPENSRNSIKSLLTQRKIMVDDKIVSQYNAPLKVGQLVTINKTKVAKHNLNGVTILFEDNDILVVEKERGILSIATKNEREKTAYNILKNYLKEKNPKDKIFVVHRLDRDTSGVMIFAKSEKAQDILQTTWNDSVKERTYVALVEGNVKKDKDTIISYLAENKAFITYSTDNEEEGKKAISHYKVLKRNKNYSLLEVNIETGRKNQIRVHMQDIGHSVVGDKKYGSTKNPINRLGLHAHTIVFTHPITKEVLSFTSKIPEAFLSIFN, from the coding sequence ATGTCAAAACACAATACAAGTTTTAAAGTTGATAAAGATAGTGAATTAATGAAGTTTTTAATGGAAAAAATGCCTGAAAATAGTCGTAACAGTATAAAATCTTTATTAACTCAAAGAAAAATAATGGTAGATGATAAAATAGTATCTCAATACAATGCACCATTAAAAGTAGGACAATTAGTAACTATAAATAAAACTAAAGTTGCAAAGCACAACTTAAATGGTGTAACAATTCTATTTGAAGATAATGATATATTGGTAGTTGAAAAAGAGAGAGGGATTCTTTCAATAGCTACAAAAAATGAAAGAGAAAAAACTGCTTATAATATTTTAAAAAATTATTTAAAAGAAAAAAATCCTAAAGATAAAATTTTTGTAGTTCATCGTTTAGATAGAGACACTTCTGGTGTTATGATTTTTGCTAAAAGTGAAAAAGCTCAAGATATCTTACAAACTACTTGGAATGATTCTGTAAAAGAGAGAACTTATGTGGCACTTGTAGAAGGAAATGTAAAAAAAGATAAGGATACAATTATCTCTTATCTTGCAGAAAATAAAGCTTTTATAACTTATTCTACTGATAATGAAGAAGAAGGAAAAAAAGCTATATCTCACTATAAAGTTTTAAAAAGAAATAAAAACTATTCTCTACTTGAAGTTAATATTGAGACAGGTAGAAAAAATCAAATTCGTGTTCATATGCAAGATATAGGACATAGTGTAGTTGGAGATAAAAAATATGGTTCAACTAAAAATCCTATTAATAGACTTGGATTACATGCTCATACTATAGTTTTTACTCATCCTATTACTAAGGAAGTTTTATCTTTTACTAGTAAAATTCCTGAAGCTTTTTTATCAATTTTTAACTAA